A window of Pedobacter lusitanus contains these coding sequences:
- a CDS encoding sialate O-acetylesterase, whose translation MIHSFLMAGQSNMAGRGYLNNVKQIYDEKIKMLVNGRWQTMTEPINFDRPTSGIGLAASFAGAWRLKNDQEEIGLIPCADGGTSLDDWAVGGALFENAVFQTKLAMRISKLNGILWHQGENDSFGGLSALYYDKLSIIVDAFRRELDAPDIPFITGGLGDFLSDGRYGKYFTEYNQVNSALQKFAETKPNCYFVTANGLTANEDGLHFDAVSQRRFGVRYFEALFGKKNILAPMASENELIEIIEGRPLTKKEQMTLLEIDFACGKMSLGDLEEKLSLLNDQSN comes from the coding sequence ATGATACATTCCTTTTTGATGGCAGGCCAGTCAAATATGGCGGGGCGGGGATACTTGAATAATGTTAAACAGATCTATGATGAAAAGATCAAAATGCTGGTAAATGGCCGCTGGCAAACGATGACAGAACCAATTAATTTTGACAGGCCGACATCCGGTATAGGACTTGCCGCATCATTTGCTGGTGCCTGGAGATTAAAAAATGATCAGGAAGAAATCGGTTTGATACCTTGTGCTGATGGGGGCACCAGTCTGGATGACTGGGCTGTTGGAGGCGCACTCTTTGAAAATGCTGTGTTTCAGACAAAGCTTGCCATGAGGATCAGTAAGTTGAATGGAATCCTATGGCATCAGGGAGAAAATGATAGTTTTGGTGGTCTTTCAGCTCTTTATTACGACAAGCTTAGTATCATCGTTGATGCATTTCGTCGAGAGCTTGACGCACCGGATATTCCTTTTATTACGGGCGGCCTTGGTGATTTTTTAAGCGATGGGAGGTACGGCAAATATTTTACTGAATATAATCAGGTTAATTCTGCACTTCAGAAATTCGCTGAAACAAAGCCGAACTGCTATTTTGTAACGGCAAACGGATTAACAGCAAACGAGGATGGACTTCATTTTGATGCAGTATCGCAGCGCAGGTTTGGAGTCCGGTATTTCGAAGCATTATTCGGAAAGAAAAATATTCTGGCACCAATGGCCAGTGAGAATGAGTTAATCGAGATTATAGAGGGGAGACCCTTAACTAAAAAAGAGCAGATGACATTATTAGAGATTGATTTTGCCTGTGGTAAAATGTCCTTAGGTGATCTGGAAGAAAAGTTGAGCTTGCTGAATGACCAGTCAAATTGA
- a CDS encoding TetR/AcrR family transcriptional regulator, which yields MRVRDINKEQLVKEKAIETIVKYGLEGFTINKLAKACGVSVGTPYVYYKDKDDLILKIVLEEGARMEDAINKDFDPEASLEEGLRIQWRNRFNYMMKNPLIGQFFDQISSSSYHQQFFEMFTSNTGAFLSKFKENMGRFINNVVMRGEMDDLPIDVYWSIAFGPLYTLMRFHQQGRSITGAPFQISEELIWATFKLALKALKK from the coding sequence ATGCGGGTCAGAGATATTAACAAAGAACAATTAGTTAAAGAAAAAGCTATAGAAACTATTGTAAAATACGGTTTGGAAGGCTTTACTATTAATAAGCTTGCGAAAGCCTGTGGGGTTTCAGTAGGTACACCTTACGTTTATTATAAAGATAAGGACGACCTTATTCTAAAAATTGTATTGGAAGAGGGTGCAAGAATGGAAGATGCGATAAATAAGGATTTCGATCCGGAGGCATCATTGGAAGAAGGTTTGCGGATACAGTGGCGCAACCGGTTCAACTATATGATGAAAAATCCTTTGATAGGACAGTTTTTCGATCAGATCAGCAGTTCATCTTACCACCAGCAATTCTTTGAAATGTTCACAAGCAATACAGGCGCATTCTTAAGTAAGTTCAAAGAAAATATGGGGCGTTTCATTAATAATGTTGTAATGCGTGGCGAAATGGATGACTTGCCCATTGATGTTTACTGGTCGATTGCATTCGGCCCTTTATATACTTTAATGCGCTTTCACCAGCAAGGACGAAGTATAACAGGTGCTCCGTTTCAGATTAGTGAAGAGCTTATATGGGCTACCTTCAAATTGGCACTGAAGGCTTTGAAAAAATAA
- a CDS encoding response regulator transcription factor — MSFKVLYVEDEPFLSHIVSDGLKNSGYIVQVVADGDLVMDAYFSLNPDICILDIMLPSKDGYTLAKELRKAQPDLPIIFLSAKLLPEDVVKGFKSGGNDYLKKPFSMDELLVRMEALLQRFGKDIIGLETENSKIYAFANCRLDTVLQKLTTSSGEHSLSFKECALLEMMILRKNDVLERQEALIKIWGDDNYYNTRSMDVFMTHLRKLLKDEPGIQIMNLRSIGYKLIC; from the coding sequence ATGAGTTTTAAAGTATTATATGTAGAGGACGAGCCTTTTTTATCACACATTGTTAGTGATGGATTAAAAAACAGTGGTTATATAGTTCAGGTTGTTGCGGATGGGGACCTGGTCATGGATGCTTATTTTTCTTTAAATCCTGACATCTGTATTCTGGACATCATGCTGCCTTCCAAAGACGGTTATACGCTGGCGAAAGAATTAAGAAAGGCACAGCCAGACTTGCCTATTATCTTTTTAAGCGCGAAACTACTGCCTGAGGACGTGGTGAAAGGCTTTAAATCTGGTGGTAATGACTATCTCAAAAAACCATTCAGCATGGACGAATTACTGGTGCGGATGGAGGCTTTATTACAGCGTTTCGGGAAAGATATAATCGGGCTGGAAACCGAAAACAGTAAAATTTATGCTTTTGCAAATTGCCGGCTGGATACGGTGCTGCAAAAACTAACTACCTCATCTGGTGAGCATTCTCTTTCCTTTAAAGAATGTGCTTTACTGGAAATGATGATCCTGCGTAAGAATGATGTATTGGAACGTCAGGAAGCGCTAATCAAAATCTGGGGAGACGATAATTATTACAATACCAGAAGTATGGATGTGTTTATGACACATTTAAGAAAGTTACTAAAGGATGAACCAGGTATTCAAATCATGAACTTAAGAAGTATTGGCTACAAACTGATCTGCTAA
- a CDS encoding DUF6266 family protein, translating to MAIIQEGTVLAGIRGKIGNVVIYTWKNKVCARSLPAKPRKKRPRTIPQQAQANKMKVLSPFLNAVKPFLRVGFKHVADKRNITANNAAKSVNMLTGVKGEFPNQEINWDTILVADGPLQKPENVTVRIVENAFHFTWDKDKTQTGNPGDRTIILLFSKTHRRVLVNYSGSRRDELKDTFYLDSHYLKKNTYEVFIAFKDVTSDEVSKSVYCGRFSK from the coding sequence ATGGCAATTATACAGGAAGGCACCGTACTGGCGGGTATCAGAGGGAAAATCGGAAACGTCGTTATTTATACCTGGAAAAACAAGGTATGTGCACGTTCATTACCTGCCAAACCCCGTAAAAAAAGACCTAGAACGATCCCACAACAGGCTCAGGCTAACAAAATGAAAGTTTTAAGTCCATTTTTGAATGCTGTTAAGCCCTTCTTAAGAGTTGGCTTTAAACATGTGGCAGATAAGCGAAACATTACAGCTAACAATGCAGCCAAATCTGTGAATATGCTGACAGGCGTTAAAGGCGAGTTTCCTAATCAGGAGATCAACTGGGATACGATTCTGGTAGCCGACGGGCCATTGCAAAAACCGGAAAATGTAACCGTTAGAATAGTAGAAAATGCCTTTCATTTCACCTGGGACAAAGATAAAACCCAGACAGGTAATCCAGGCGACAGAACGATCATCCTGTTATTCAGTAAAACTCACAGACGCGTTCTGGTCAATTACAGCGGTTCACGCAGAGACGAACTCAAAGATACCTTTTACCTCGACTCTCACTATCTGAAAAAGAATACCTATGAAGTATTTATAGCCTTCAAAGATGTCACAAGTGATGAGGTATCCAAAAGCGTCTATTGCGGCAGATTTTCAAAATAA
- a CDS encoding MutS-related protein: MSSFNIDEQTLTDLNIFTKKTGSNSIFDLFKGTRTLGGRERLMDMMHSPSADIEEITLRRDSIKYFYDHRLNFEVRNEELDLVEFYLKSGKNKYRGNPLDSLVEYITRNSSNDYYIIRTGLRYLIKLTKYLSEFIKDHLSDDTPAYLKSIFEQIELIIAGGLLKQALCYNENKLKFLQVSKLDRVFRNKENDNIKRLLAFVYELDIFENIASVAHAKGFSFPGFREADEFHVHLKDLFHPNISHPVKNDLLLNADQNTVLLTGSNMAGKSSLLKSIGLTIYLSHLGFPVPAGEMETTIFNGMITTINLPDNINRGLSHYYSEVKRVKEVSEQLLMHDKMFIIFDELFRGTNVKDALDASALIITELAGVSNSAFFISTHIVELAHQLEKFSNISFRYLDVYFENEKPVFTYQLVNGVSEERLGMFIIENEGIVGIIREAGKKSREITSLKDTLNM, from the coding sequence ATGAGTAGTTTCAATATCGATGAACAAACACTAACAGACCTGAATATTTTCACAAAAAAGACAGGTTCGAATTCAATATTTGATTTGTTTAAAGGGACCAGGACATTAGGTGGGAGGGAAAGATTAATGGATATGATGCATTCCCCTTCCGCAGATATAGAGGAAATAACCTTACGCAGAGATTCTATAAAATATTTTTACGACCATCGTTTGAATTTTGAGGTAAGGAATGAAGAACTGGATCTGGTAGAGTTTTATTTGAAGTCTGGTAAAAATAAATATAGAGGTAATCCTTTAGATTCTCTGGTAGAATACATTACAAGAAACTCAAGCAATGATTATTATATTATCAGAACAGGGCTCAGGTATTTAATTAAGCTGACAAAGTATCTTTCTGAATTTATAAAAGATCATTTATCTGATGATACACCAGCTTATCTGAAGTCTATCTTTGAACAAATTGAATTGATCATAGCAGGTGGATTGCTAAAACAAGCCCTCTGCTATAATGAAAACAAATTAAAGTTTTTGCAGGTAAGTAAACTTGATAGAGTATTTCGCAATAAAGAAAACGATAATATAAAAAGGCTGCTTGCTTTCGTTTACGAACTGGATATTTTTGAAAATATAGCGTCAGTTGCTCATGCGAAAGGTTTTTCATTCCCTGGATTTCGGGAAGCTGATGAATTTCATGTACATCTGAAAGATCTGTTTCATCCTAATATTTCTCATCCGGTGAAAAATGATCTTCTTTTGAATGCAGATCAGAACACAGTTCTGCTGACAGGTTCGAATATGGCCGGAAAATCTTCATTGCTTAAATCCATAGGTTTAACAATTTACTTATCGCATTTAGGATTTCCGGTTCCGGCCGGTGAGATGGAAACTACTATTTTTAATGGCATGATCACAACCATTAATCTTCCTGATAATATCAACAGAGGGCTTAGTCACTATTATAGCGAAGTAAAGCGCGTGAAAGAAGTATCGGAACAATTGTTAATGCACGATAAAATGTTCATCATTTTTGACGAATTGTTCAGGGGAACGAATGTTAAAGATGCGCTTGATGCCTCGGCATTAATAATAACTGAACTGGCTGGGGTAAGTAACTCAGCGTTCTTTATTTCCACGCATATTGTTGAACTGGCCCATCAACTAGAAAAGTTTAGTAATATATCATTTCGTTATCTGGATGTTTATTTTGAAAATGAGAAACCAGTTTTTACTTATCAACTGGTCAATGGTGTTTCTGAAGAACGTCTGGGTATGTTTATTATCGAAAACGAGGGGATTGTCGGGATTATCAGAGAGGCTGGAAAAAAAAGCAGAGAGATTACATCTTTAAAAGATACTTTAAATATGTAA
- a CDS encoding winged helix-turn-helix transcriptional regulator, with amino-acid sequence MKIIVNDSLPDNKECANSLNNVLDALYVINGKWKLAIILCLVQSSKRFNELQHEIRGISPKVLAKELKDLELNDFIIRKVYPATPVIIIYEATEYSRTLKNVIGELAAWGEQHREKIKQSMRKQS; translated from the coding sequence ATGAAAATAATTGTAAATGATTCCCTTCCGGATAATAAGGAATGTGCAAATTCGCTCAATAACGTACTTGATGCACTGTACGTAATTAATGGAAAATGGAAGCTGGCAATAATCCTTTGCCTGGTACAATCATCAAAGCGCTTTAATGAGCTTCAGCATGAAATTAGAGGCATATCTCCCAAGGTATTAGCTAAAGAATTAAAAGATCTGGAATTGAATGACTTTATTATACGTAAGGTATATCCGGCTACCCCGGTTATTATTATTTATGAAGCAACTGAATATAGCAGGACGCTGAAAAATGTGATAGGTGAACTAGCTGCCTGGGGTGAACAGCACAGGGAAAAAATTAAGCAGAGTATGCGGAAACAATCTTAA
- a CDS encoding sensor histidine kinase — protein MKWLKAKYTYLLIVLSLLVSTGLQVVWLQQLFQAQQKQLKDEIESLVSKTAQANLYYSITKFKDPGNLSLAKQLFLSPQWEQLRLAFDNMKIQGMRTSTSIIVDNDSTAVILGLNLKGNRNKNPAKPVITGTDSTPEERRLSDSLSLIEMKKNVNTALKKIGINSRAYYNIYPHNSTKALQSNVPAGFKPAFTTRSYLYNIQDINRYQLNLASVDTVVWYRMRYYLASSILMVILTCAAFYFILKLLRSQNLYAAAKADFTSNMTHELKTPIATVLLAMESIKKYKLINDPETLQNYLDISQHEMQRLDLMVEKALNVSSGSEADQPLNLELYDVQSGLQQVINSMHLRLQNSDKNIRFNLLEEPCFVYADPVHLTNIFYNLIDNAFKYSGKKLLLEISCKYDSEKVMLTFKDNGPGIDRIYHKKIFERFFRVPAQGDTHDIKGSGLGLHYVKQIVEKHKGTIKIKSEPGHGTSFIITFPIAS, from the coding sequence ATGAAATGGCTCAAAGCAAAATATACTTATCTATTGATAGTGCTTTCCTTACTGGTAAGTACCGGACTTCAGGTTGTCTGGTTGCAGCAGCTTTTTCAGGCGCAGCAGAAACAGCTCAAAGATGAAATAGAAAGCCTGGTTAGTAAAACCGCACAAGCCAATTTGTATTACAGTATCACTAAATTTAAAGATCCGGGTAATCTTTCGCTGGCTAAACAACTCTTTCTCTCCCCGCAATGGGAACAATTGCGTCTGGCATTTGACAACATGAAAATCCAGGGTATGCGTACTTCTACCAGCATCATTGTTGATAATGACAGTACTGCAGTAATCCTGGGCCTAAACTTAAAAGGCAATCGGAATAAAAACCCGGCAAAACCTGTCATAACCGGTACAGATAGTACTCCGGAGGAACGGAGATTAAGTGACAGCTTATCTCTGATAGAAATGAAAAAAAATGTAAATACTGCTTTAAAAAAAATAGGAATTAATTCCAGAGCTTATTATAACATCTATCCTCACAACAGTACAAAAGCACTTCAAAGCAATGTTCCTGCAGGATTTAAACCTGCATTTACCACCAGAAGTTATCTATACAATATTCAGGACATCAACAGATATCAATTGAACCTGGCCTCTGTGGATACGGTAGTATGGTATAGAATGCGCTACTATTTAGCCTCTTCTATTCTCATGGTGATACTCACCTGCGCCGCTTTTTATTTTATACTTAAACTGTTGCGGAGTCAGAACTTATATGCTGCAGCGAAAGCCGATTTCACCAGTAATATGACTCATGAACTCAAAACGCCTATTGCAACTGTACTGTTGGCCATGGAATCTATCAAAAAATACAAACTGATCAATGATCCTGAAACCCTTCAAAACTACCTTGACATCAGTCAGCACGAAATGCAGCGATTAGATCTGATGGTTGAAAAAGCATTGAATGTCAGCAGCGGAAGTGAAGCAGATCAGCCACTTAACCTGGAATTATATGATGTACAATCAGGACTGCAGCAGGTGATTAATTCTATGCATCTCCGCTTGCAGAACAGCGATAAAAATATTCGTTTCAATCTTTTGGAAGAACCTTGTTTTGTTTATGCAGACCCGGTACATCTGACCAATATATTTTATAACCTGATTGATAACGCCTTTAAATATTCCGGGAAGAAACTACTTTTGGAAATCAGTTGTAAATATGATTCCGAAAAAGTAATGCTGACTTTCAAAGATAATGGACCCGGCATTGACAGAATCTATCATAAAAAGATCTTTGAAAGGTTCTTCAGAGTTCCGGCACAAGGTGACACGCATGATATCAAAGGATCGGGTTTAGGATTGCATTATGTTAAACAAATAGTAGAAAAACATAAAGGGACCATCAAAATTAAAAGTGAACCCGGGCATGGAACCAGTTTTATTATCACTTTCCCAATAGCATCATGA
- a CDS encoding FMN-dependent NADH-azoreductase, giving the protein MKHILHLKSSIQGKESYSIKLGQAIVEKIQDKYSDSTLEELNLVDIDIPHLTPAMLRTFFIPGDQLTEEEKEAIRFSDELVKQLLAADIVVIGAPLINFTIPTVLKAWIDHITRAGITFGYGENGPVGKVTGKKIYVAMSSGGVYSYGPGVANDFVAPYLKAFLGFLGMTDLTVFRAEGLKVPGVKEQAMENAIDSILID; this is encoded by the coding sequence ATGAAACACATCCTTCATTTAAAATCAAGCATACAAGGTAAAGAGTCTTACAGCATTAAGCTGGGGCAAGCTATTGTTGAAAAAATACAGGACAAATATTCTGATAGTACGCTGGAAGAATTAAATCTCGTTGATATTGACATTCCACACCTTACTCCTGCCATGCTTCGTACGTTTTTTATTCCCGGAGATCAGCTGACTGAAGAAGAAAAAGAAGCTATCCGCTTTTCTGATGAGCTGGTTAAACAATTATTGGCCGCGGACATCGTTGTGATTGGTGCCCCATTGATCAACTTTACTATCCCTACAGTGTTAAAGGCCTGGATTGATCATATTACCAGGGCAGGAATAACCTTTGGATATGGCGAAAATGGTCCGGTTGGAAAAGTAACCGGAAAAAAGATTTATGTAGCCATGTCCTCCGGTGGCGTTTACTCTTATGGTCCTGGGGTAGCCAACGACTTTGTTGCTCCTTATCTGAAAGCTTTCCTGGGTTTTTTAGGCATGACGGATCTGACAGTATTTCGTGCTGAAGGACTAAAAGTACCGGGCGTAAAAGAACAAGCTATGGAAAATGCAATTGACAGTATATTGATTGATTAA
- a CDS encoding outer membrane beta-barrel family protein, with the protein MKKLLYILLTFLPFQLSAQQKLSGIVNDEQGKPLDAATITISQQGQVISSQLADQGRFILTGLNQSPYQLSVSLMGYKSVIRTFNLPKDSLNLVMLNDSRQLREVAVTFTKPTVERKTDRVVFNVEKSILASGGTAWDALSKAPGVKTTNDGGVTANNKGVTVYMDGKPVRLSGDDLAAYLQSIPSDNISKIEVMPNPSSKYEAQGGAVIEIISKKIKSDGFNAGLSGGYTRGQLNRYTGSGIFNYRKNKLNIFGTYGYSDRNIKRDLDQYTIFQRPSSYAYWDMNRTSIAKNKVNNYTAGADYNLTDNQVIGVLVTGDNTVSNGSSTATTNIYNNYHVNPDSVLNTNSNIGGHTNQYSFNLNYKAKLDSSGRGLNVDLDYVPYTRNNNVQLHNLTYLPDGSLGSAPYHTFFPSVQKINIWSGKIDYNYKAGKRWSMESGLKYTSSVSENQFDFYNTAGTVPVFDPSRSNQFRYTENTAAGYTSISGAFGRWNFKGGIRAEYATSKGLSLSLDSINVNKYLRIFPTAFVTYKASENDEFGFNYSKRIDRPDYRQLNPAKSYLTPYSYTSGNPFLKPAIINSLQLSYTLHQNYTFSLVYTRIDDLASNVTVQDNVNRTFHDTQQNIGSIKELGTELSSVHHPAAWWEIDNTAQGYYSRQSSDQPGNTYNYRRFYFYLRTDHAFTIDKNSGLKAEFSAWYNSAVQQGTLLIAKTYDISTGISKQVFNKQGTIKFSAADLLYTNPYRISIQNEGQNNGMYQKNDTRTFTLSFSYKLGKSVKAARQRVTASEEERKRVN; encoded by the coding sequence ATGAAAAAGCTACTTTATATTTTATTGACGTTCCTTCCTTTTCAACTTTCCGCTCAGCAAAAATTAAGCGGAATTGTTAATGATGAACAAGGTAAACCGCTGGATGCTGCCACAATAACAATTTCGCAGCAAGGTCAGGTGATCAGCAGCCAGCTGGCCGATCAGGGCAGATTTATACTGACTGGTTTGAATCAGTCACCTTATCAGCTTTCGGTTTCACTGATGGGTTATAAGTCTGTGATCCGTACTTTTAACTTACCAAAAGATAGTCTTAACCTGGTGATGCTGAATGACAGCAGACAACTGAGGGAGGTTGCGGTTACTTTTACTAAACCTACTGTCGAACGGAAAACAGACCGCGTTGTATTCAATGTAGAAAAGAGCATCCTGGCCAGTGGTGGTACAGCCTGGGATGCTTTAAGTAAAGCACCGGGTGTAAAAACTACTAATGATGGCGGGGTCACAGCGAATAATAAAGGTGTTACAGTCTATATGGATGGTAAACCGGTAAGGTTATCCGGAGACGATCTTGCCGCTTATCTGCAGAGTATTCCTTCGGATAATATTTCAAAGATAGAGGTCATGCCCAATCCGTCTTCCAAATATGAAGCACAGGGTGGTGCAGTGATTGAGATTATTTCAAAGAAAATAAAATCAGATGGATTTAATGCAGGTTTGAGCGGTGGTTATACCCGTGGACAGTTAAATAGATACACAGGCAGCGGAATATTTAATTACCGCAAAAACAAGCTGAATATCTTTGGGACCTACGGTTATAGCGACAGAAATATTAAACGCGATTTAGACCAGTATACTATTTTTCAAAGGCCATCTTCTTACGCGTACTGGGACATGAACAGAACCAGTATCGCTAAAAATAAAGTAAATAACTATACTGCTGGTGCAGATTATAATTTAACTGATAACCAGGTGATTGGTGTACTGGTTACTGGTGATAACACGGTTAGTAATGGCAGTAGTACAGCAACAACTAATATTTACAATAACTATCATGTGAATCCGGATTCTGTATTGAATACCAACAGCAATATTGGCGGACATACCAATCAATATAGTTTTAACCTGAATTATAAAGCAAAACTGGATAGTTCCGGCAGGGGGCTGAACGTAGATCTGGATTATGTTCCTTATACCAGGAATAATAATGTACAGCTGCATAACCTTACTTATCTGCCGGATGGGAGTTTAGGTTCTGCTCCTTATCATACATTTTTCCCCTCTGTTCAAAAGATAAATATATGGTCGGGTAAGATAGACTATAATTACAAAGCGGGTAAAAGATGGTCGATGGAATCTGGTCTTAAGTATACAAGTTCGGTGAGCGAAAACCAGTTTGATTTTTATAATACTGCCGGAACTGTTCCTGTATTCGACCCGTCCAGAAGTAACCAGTTCAGGTATACTGAAAATACGGCTGCTGGTTATACAAGTATAAGCGGAGCATTTGGCCGCTGGAATTTTAAAGGAGGAATACGGGCGGAGTATGCCACATCCAAAGGCTTATCGCTTTCTCTGGATTCTATCAATGTAAATAAGTATCTGCGAATATTTCCTACTGCATTTGTGACTTATAAAGCTTCTGAAAACGATGAGTTTGGCTTTAACTACTCAAAAAGGATAGACAGACCCGATTACAGACAGCTGAACCCCGCAAAAAGTTATTTAACTCCATATAGTTATACCAGTGGTAATCCATTCCTGAAGCCTGCCATTATCAATAGCCTTCAGTTGAGTTATACTTTACATCAGAATTATACTTTCTCTCTAGTATACACACGAATTGATGATCTGGCAAGCAACGTGACTGTTCAGGATAATGTGAACAGAACTTTTCATGATACGCAGCAAAATATTGGTAGTATCAAAGAGCTGGGAACAGAATTGTCTTCAGTTCATCATCCGGCGGCGTGGTGGGAAATTGATAATACAGCACAGGGATATTATAGCAGACAAAGCTCTGATCAACCGGGAAATACTTATAACTACCGCCGGTTTTATTTTTATCTAAGGACTGATCATGCCTTTACAATTGATAAAAATAGTGGATTGAAGGCAGAATTTAGCGCCTGGTACAATAGTGCGGTACAGCAAGGGACATTACTGATTGCTAAAACTTATGATATAAGTACCGGAATTAGTAAACAGGTGTTTAATAAACAGGGAACTATTAAATTCAGCGCTGCTGATTTGCTTTATACTAATCCATACCGGATTTCAATTCAGAATGAGGGCCAGAATAACGGGATGTATCAGAAAAATGATACGCGCACATTTACGCTAAGTTTTTCTTATAAACTGGGTAAAAGTGTAAAAGCTGCAAGGCAAAGGGTCACAGCAAGTGAGGAGGAGAGGAAAAGGGTGAATTAG
- a CDS encoding cupin domain-containing protein yields MKNKAGYWIDRLDLQPHPEGGYYREIFRSHAEVHRDHESELRSACTSIYYLLEGNDFSGFHRLKSDELWYFHVGQPIIIHVLDTDGSYKCIELSDSETGSLQAFIEPDCWFAAEVSSKSDFALVSCAVAPGFDFSEFEMATKSSLTSVYPAQKNLIEKLCRF; encoded by the coding sequence ATGAAAAACAAAGCTGGTTACTGGATAGATCGCCTGGATCTTCAGCCACATCCTGAAGGTGGTTATTACAGAGAGATTTTCAGATCTCATGCCGAAGTTCATCGTGATCATGAAAGTGAATTAAGAAGCGCCTGCACATCAATTTATTATTTGCTTGAAGGCAATGATTTCTCAGGCTTTCATCGTTTAAAGTCTGATGAGCTGTGGTACTTTCATGTGGGTCAGCCTATAATCATTCACGTTTTAGATACAGATGGCAGTTACAAGTGCATAGAACTTAGTGACTCAGAAACTGGTAGTCTGCAAGCTTTCATCGAGCCGGATTGTTGGTTTGCTGCAGAAGTTTCATCAAAATCGGACTTTGCGCTGGTGAGCTGCGCAGTCGCACCTGGCTTCGACTTTTCAGAGTTCGAGATGGCAACTAAAAGTTCGTTGACCAGCGTTTACCCGGCTCAGAAAAATCTGATCGAGAAATTATGCCGGTTTTAA
- a CDS encoding lipoyl domain-containing protein, whose protein sequence is MQDYYKQHTEELHYFKNEARKAFAVICDRFGFREEDVVLSDTANLFQITFSNSKTRIVVEGIHWGMNTNVCLGINNQDSDLCGIHQLIKEREPEVPVDGSQAEQIFGYAHYLLTYATDILEGDTTFFNQQKALRKEEKENAWKAMQAESARKISEGYLKIDTPYGERVWRKPRPSLSTYHLIKDKFPDSFEVMLDLHEIFGSEQEEVIINNWKTELGDIVIKDEVICEISTDKVWVEIVAPQTGRLIWLLEEGIAFKFSTCIALLDLQFQE, encoded by the coding sequence ATGCAGGATTATTACAAGCAACATACTGAGGAGCTTCATTACTTCAAAAATGAAGCACGAAAAGCTTTTGCAGTGATTTGCGACCGCTTCGGCTTTCGGGAAGAAGATGTTGTGCTAAGCGATACAGCTAATTTATTTCAGATAACGTTTTCGAATAGTAAAACCCGGATTGTGGTGGAAGGTATCCACTGGGGCATGAATACAAACGTTTGTTTAGGAATTAATAACCAGGATAGTGACTTATGCGGCATTCACCAGCTGATAAAAGAAAGGGAACCTGAAGTACCTGTTGACGGAAGCCAGGCAGAGCAAATTTTCGGATATGCGCATTACCTGCTGACCTATGCTACAGACATTCTGGAAGGCGATACCACTTTTTTCAATCAGCAGAAAGCCCTGAGAAAAGAAGAAAAGGAAAATGCATGGAAAGCCATGCAGGCTGAATCAGCCAGGAAAATTTCTGAAGGTTATTTGAAAATTGATACGCCATATGGAGAACGGGTCTGGCGAAAACCCCGGCCATCGTTATCAACATATCATCTTATTAAAGATAAATTTCCCGACAGCTTCGAAGTGATGCTGGATTTACATGAGATATTTGGCTCAGAACAGGAAGAAGTTATCATTAACAACTGGAAAACAGAACTGGGTGATATTGTGATAAAAGATGAAGTAATTTGTGAGATAAGTACTGACAAAGTCTGGGTTGAAATTGTTGCTCCTCAAACAGGCCGGCTGATCTGGTTACTGGAAGAAGGTATTGCATTTAAATTTTCGACCTGTATCGCATTGCTTGATTTACAATTTCAAGAATAA